Proteins from a single region of Manis javanica isolate MJ-LG chromosome 5, MJ_LKY, whole genome shotgun sequence:
- the LOC108395898 gene encoding post-GPI attachment to proteins factor 6-like isoform X10, translating into MPALLSLLQGFAPTCAYIFQPDMLVVRVVEVSILEPDMPLLQTLLSRPSYLKIFIPEYTQELSLELKGCVSNGSLGCPVHLTVGSATLPSNFQKVLACTGPTRTCHLLLPSPPWDRWIQVTAKSLAGLHVSVVFSIVAAITTCRPKTITSQHLQSSLSQSRNASTGLMPMSLGHQDLGGSHGLGSGSFCLMSYPVVREDMDVVSVRFRPLDRVSVLVQSGMPSVMRLYLDTGMDSGGSLTISLQANETALANNTLVVVCVNAAAPFLSFTTSLNCTTGLPTPAAFFQGYPLSLSTSAHKATLIIPYPETDNWYLSLQLVCPEGPEECEQALVPVETTLYLVPCLNDCGPYGQCLLLRRHSYLYAGCSCKAGWRGWSCTDNSTAQTVGQQRLAMLLLTLSNLMFLAPVAISMRRSLLVEASVYAYTMFFSTFYHACDQPGEVVLCILSYDTLQYCDFLGSGVSIWVTILCMARLKAALKYTRRRACCCSQKPPVFPGTHWKKLLSDIKGLCWQVGGTRTGRWWAGLGSVSSGHAGVCHVLAAGPQGRLEHDGALFVCLCSHGHHVYRCGHRRHCYPTSWQRWAFCLLPGISMAAVAIAIYTSMTTSDNYYYTHSIWHMLLAGSAAFLLPPRDSHTKPWACSQKLPCHYQICRNHREELYAVT; encoded by the exons atgcctgccctgctctccctgctccag GGCTTTGCTCCCACCTGTGCCTACATCTTCCAGCCGGACATGCTGGTCGTGAGGGTGGTTGAGGTCTCCATTCTGGAGCCAGACATGCCCCTTCTGCAGACCCTCCTCTCCCGCCCCAGCTACCTCAA AATCTTCATCCCTGAGTACACCCAGGAGTTGAGTCTGGAGCTAAAGGGCTGTGTGTCCAATGGGAGCCTGGGCTGCCCTGTGCACCTCACTGTGGGCTCGGCCACCCTGCCCAGCAACTTCCAGAAGGTGCTGGCCTGCACCGGCCCCACCAGGAcctgccacctgctgctgccCTCGCCACCCTGGGATAGGTGGATCCAAGTGACAGCCAAGAGCCTGGCAGGACTCCATGTGTCTGTGGTATTCAGCATCGTGGCTGCCATCACAA CCTGCAGGCCGAAGACCATAACCTCGCAGCACCTTCAGAGCAGCCTGAGCCAGAGCCGCAACGCCTCCACTGGCCTGATGCCCATGAGCCTTGGCCACCAGGACCTGGGCGGGAGCCATGGGCTGGGCAGTGGCTCCTTCTGCCTCATGAGCTACCCCGTTGTGCGGGAAGACATGGATGTGGTGTCTGTGCGGTTCCGGCCCCTGGACAGGGTCTCCGTGTTGGTACAGTCTGGCATGCCCTCAGTGATGCGGCTGTACCTCGACACAGGCATGGACAGTGGGGGCTCCCTCACCATCTCCCTGCAGGCCAATGAG ACCGCACTTGCCAACAACACCCTGGTAGTGGTCTGCGTGAATGCCGCCGCCCCCTTCCTCAGCTTCACCACCTCACTCAACTGCACCACAG GCCTTCCCACCCCTGCAGCCTTCTTCCAGGGCTATCCCCTGTCTCTGAGCACCTCAGCTCATAAGGCCACCCTCATCATCCCCTACCCAGAGACAGACAACTGGTACCTCTCCCTGCAGCTCGTGTGCCCTGAGGGTCCTGA GGAGTGTGAGCAGGCTCTGGTCCCAGTAGAAACCACTTTATACTTGGTGCCCTGCCTGAATGACTGCGGACCTTATGGCCAGTGCCTCCTGCTGCGCAGACACAGCTACCTGTATGCAGGCTGCAGCTGCAAGGCAG GCTGGCGTGGGTGGAGCTGCACAGACAATAGCACAGCCCAGACGGTAGGCCAGCAGAGGCTAGCCATGCTCCTGCTCACCCTCAGCAACCTCATGTTCCTGGCTCCTGTTGCCATCTCCATGCGCCGCTCACTCCTGGTGGAGGCCTCCGTCTATGCCTACACCATGTTCTTCTCCACG TTCTACCACGCCTGCGACCAGCCTGGGGAGGTGGTGCTGTGCATCCTCAGCTATGACACGCTGCAATACTGTGACTTCTTGGGCTCTGGAGTATCCATCTGGGTCACTATCCTCTGCATGGCGCGGCTGAAGGCAGCCCTGAAATAC ACCAGAAGAAGGGCTTGCTGCTGCTCTCAGAAGCCTCCTGTCTTTCCTGGCACCCACTGGAAGAAACTGCTTTCAGATATCAAGGGACTGTGCTGGCAGGTTGGAGGGACCAGGACAGGAAGGTGGTGGGCAGGGTTAG GTTCTGTTTCTTCTGGGCACGCTGGTGTTTGCCATGTCCTTGCAGCTGGACCGCAGGGGCGCCTGGAACATGATGGGGCCTTGTTTGTTTGCCTTTGCAGTCATGGCCACCAT GTATACCGCTGTGGGCACCGGCGCCACTGCTACCCCACCTCCTGGCAGCGCTGGGCcttctgcctcctgcctggcATCAGCATGGCTGCTGTGGCCATTGCCATCTATACTTCTATGACAACCAGTGACAACTACTACTACACCCACAGCATCTGGCACATGCTGCTGGCAGGGAGTGCCGCCTTCCTGCTGCCGCCAAGGGATTCGCACACCAAGCCCTGGGCCTGTTCGCAGAAGCTCCCCTGCCACTATCAGATCTGCAGGAACCACCGGGAGGAGCTGTACGCGGTCACGTGA
- the LOC108395898 gene encoding post-GPI attachment to proteins factor 6-like isoform X3, which yields MGRAGTRAGVAAAAAAWALLLLAWPPPAAGDSGESDVRLVSEQFSQSPQKLSFYSWYGSTRLFQFRVPPDTVLLRCLFHVSRGGSPTCANVEITVYFRYGAPPVINPLGTSFPDNTSVQPSFLVKMLESNASVNISHPAPGDWFVAAHLPPSSQKIEVKGFAPTCAYIFQPDMLVVRVVEVSILEPDMPLLQTLLSRPSYLKIFIPEYTQELSLELKGCVSNGSLGCPVHLTVGSATLPSNFQKVLACTGPTRTCHLLLPSPPWDRWIQVTAKSLAGLHVSVVFSIVAAITTCRPKTITSQHLQSSLSQSRNASTGLMPMSLGHQDLGGSHGLGSGSFCLMSYPVVREDMDVVSVRFRPLDRVSVLVQSGMPSVMRLYLDTGMDSGGSLTISLQANETALANNTLVVVCVNAAAPFLSFTTSLNCTTETDNWYLSLQLVCPEGPEECEQALVPVETTLYLVPCLNDCGPYGQCLLLRRHSYLYAGCSCKAGWRGWSCTDNSTAQTVGQQRLAMLLLTLSNLMFLAPVAISMRRSLLVEASVYAYTMFFSTFYHACDQPGEVVLCILSYDTLQYCDFLGSGVSIWVTILCMARLKAALKYTRRRACCCSQKPPVFPGTHWKKLLSDIKGLCWQVGGTRTGRWWAGLGSVSSGHAGVCHVLAAGPQGRLEHDGALFVCLCSHGHHVYRCGHRRHCYPTSWQRWAFCLLPGISMAAVAIAIYTSMTTSDNYYYTHSIWHMLLAGSAAFLLPPRDSHTKPWACSQKLPCHYQICRNHREELYAVT from the exons ATGGGCCGCGCCGGGACCCGGGCTGGGgtcgcggcggcggcggcggcgtggGCGCTGCTGCTGTTGGCTTGGCCCCCGCCCGCCGCTGGCGACAGCGGCGAGAGCG ATGTCAGGCTGGTGTCCGAGCAGTTCTCGCAGTCACCGCAGAAGCTGTCTTTCTACAGCTGGTATGGCAGCACCAGGCTCTTCCAATTCCGCGTGCCCCCAGACACCGTGCTGCTGCGCTGCCTGTTCCACGTGTCACGGGGAGGCAGTCCCACGTGTGCCAACGTGGAGATCACCGT GTACTTCCGCTATGGCGCCCCGCCGGTCATCAACCCCCTGGGCACCAGCTTCCCTGACAATACCTCTGTGCAGCCCTCCTTCCTCGTCAAGATGCTAGAGAGCAACGCCTCTGTTAACATCTCCCACCCTGCACCTGGGGACTGGTTTGTGGCTGCCCACCTACCCCCTTCATCCCAGAAGATTGAGGTGAAG GGCTTTGCTCCCACCTGTGCCTACATCTTCCAGCCGGACATGCTGGTCGTGAGGGTGGTTGAGGTCTCCATTCTGGAGCCAGACATGCCCCTTCTGCAGACCCTCCTCTCCCGCCCCAGCTACCTCAA AATCTTCATCCCTGAGTACACCCAGGAGTTGAGTCTGGAGCTAAAGGGCTGTGTGTCCAATGGGAGCCTGGGCTGCCCTGTGCACCTCACTGTGGGCTCGGCCACCCTGCCCAGCAACTTCCAGAAGGTGCTGGCCTGCACCGGCCCCACCAGGAcctgccacctgctgctgccCTCGCCACCCTGGGATAGGTGGATCCAAGTGACAGCCAAGAGCCTGGCAGGACTCCATGTGTCTGTGGTATTCAGCATCGTGGCTGCCATCACAA CCTGCAGGCCGAAGACCATAACCTCGCAGCACCTTCAGAGCAGCCTGAGCCAGAGCCGCAACGCCTCCACTGGCCTGATGCCCATGAGCCTTGGCCACCAGGACCTGGGCGGGAGCCATGGGCTGGGCAGTGGCTCCTTCTGCCTCATGAGCTACCCCGTTGTGCGGGAAGACATGGATGTGGTGTCTGTGCGGTTCCGGCCCCTGGACAGGGTCTCCGTGTTGGTACAGTCTGGCATGCCCTCAGTGATGCGGCTGTACCTCGACACAGGCATGGACAGTGGGGGCTCCCTCACCATCTCCCTGCAGGCCAATGAG ACCGCACTTGCCAACAACACCCTGGTAGTGGTCTGCGTGAATGCCGCCGCCCCCTTCCTCAGCTTCACCACCTCACTCAACTGCACCACAG AGACAGACAACTGGTACCTCTCCCTGCAGCTCGTGTGCCCTGAGGGTCCTGA GGAGTGTGAGCAGGCTCTGGTCCCAGTAGAAACCACTTTATACTTGGTGCCCTGCCTGAATGACTGCGGACCTTATGGCCAGTGCCTCCTGCTGCGCAGACACAGCTACCTGTATGCAGGCTGCAGCTGCAAGGCAG GCTGGCGTGGGTGGAGCTGCACAGACAATAGCACAGCCCAGACGGTAGGCCAGCAGAGGCTAGCCATGCTCCTGCTCACCCTCAGCAACCTCATGTTCCTGGCTCCTGTTGCCATCTCCATGCGCCGCTCACTCCTGGTGGAGGCCTCCGTCTATGCCTACACCATGTTCTTCTCCACG TTCTACCACGCCTGCGACCAGCCTGGGGAGGTGGTGCTGTGCATCCTCAGCTATGACACGCTGCAATACTGTGACTTCTTGGGCTCTGGAGTATCCATCTGGGTCACTATCCTCTGCATGGCGCGGCTGAAGGCAGCCCTGAAATAC ACCAGAAGAAGGGCTTGCTGCTGCTCTCAGAAGCCTCCTGTCTTTCCTGGCACCCACTGGAAGAAACTGCTTTCAGATATCAAGGGACTGTGCTGGCAGGTTGGAGGGACCAGGACAGGAAGGTGGTGGGCAGGGTTAG GTTCTGTTTCTTCTGGGCACGCTGGTGTTTGCCATGTCCTTGCAGCTGGACCGCAGGGGCGCCTGGAACATGATGGGGCCTTGTTTGTTTGCCTTTGCAGTCATGGCCACCAT GTATACCGCTGTGGGCACCGGCGCCACTGCTACCCCACCTCCTGGCAGCGCTGGGCcttctgcctcctgcctggcATCAGCATGGCTGCTGTGGCCATTGCCATCTATACTTCTATGACAACCAGTGACAACTACTACTACACCCACAGCATCTGGCACATGCTGCTGGCAGGGAGTGCCGCCTTCCTGCTGCCGCCAAGGGATTCGCACACCAAGCCCTGGGCCTGTTCGCAGAAGCTCCCCTGCCACTATCAGATCTGCAGGAACCACCGGGAGGAGCTGTACGCGGTCACGTGA
- the LOC108395898 gene encoding post-GPI attachment to proteins factor 6-like isoform X4: MGRAGTRAGVAAAAAAWALLLLAWPPPAAGDSGESDVRLVSEQFSQSPQKLSFYSWYGSTRLFQFRVPPDTVLLRCLFHVSRGGSPTCANVEITVYFRYGAPPVINPLGTSFPDNTSVQPSFLVKMLESNASVNISHPAPGDWFVAAHLPPSSQKIEVKGFAPTCAYIFQPDMLVVRVVEVSILEPDMPLLQTLLSRPSYLNNFQKVLACTGPTRTCHLLLPSPPWDRWIQVTAKSLAGLHVSVVFSIVAAITTCRPKTITSQHLQSSLSQSRNASTGLMPMSLGHQDLGGSHGLGSGSFCLMSYPVVREDMDVVSVRFRPLDRVSVLVQSGMPSVMRLYLDTGMDSGGSLTISLQANETALANNTLVVVCVNAAAPFLSFTTSLNCTTGLPTPAAFFQGYPLSLSTSAHKATLIIPYPETDNWYLSLQLVCPEGPEECEQALVPVETTLYLVPCLNDCGPYGQCLLLRRHSYLYAGCSCKAGWRGWSCTDNSTAQTVGQQRLAMLLLTLSNLMFLAPVAISMRRSLLVEASVYAYTMFFSTFYHACDQPGEVVLCILSYDTLQYCDFLGSGVSIWVTILCMARLKAALKYTRRRACCCSQKPPVFPGTHWKKLLSDIKGLCWQVGGTRTGRWWAGLGSVSSGHAGVCHVLAAGPQGRLEHDGALFVCLCSHGHHVYRCGHRRHCYPTSWQRWAFCLLPGISMAAVAIAIYTSMTTSDNYYYTHSIWHMLLAGSAAFLLPPRDSHTKPWACSQKLPCHYQICRNHREELYAVT; encoded by the exons ATGGGCCGCGCCGGGACCCGGGCTGGGgtcgcggcggcggcggcggcgtggGCGCTGCTGCTGTTGGCTTGGCCCCCGCCCGCCGCTGGCGACAGCGGCGAGAGCG ATGTCAGGCTGGTGTCCGAGCAGTTCTCGCAGTCACCGCAGAAGCTGTCTTTCTACAGCTGGTATGGCAGCACCAGGCTCTTCCAATTCCGCGTGCCCCCAGACACCGTGCTGCTGCGCTGCCTGTTCCACGTGTCACGGGGAGGCAGTCCCACGTGTGCCAACGTGGAGATCACCGT GTACTTCCGCTATGGCGCCCCGCCGGTCATCAACCCCCTGGGCACCAGCTTCCCTGACAATACCTCTGTGCAGCCCTCCTTCCTCGTCAAGATGCTAGAGAGCAACGCCTCTGTTAACATCTCCCACCCTGCACCTGGGGACTGGTTTGTGGCTGCCCACCTACCCCCTTCATCCCAGAAGATTGAGGTGAAG GGCTTTGCTCCCACCTGTGCCTACATCTTCCAGCCGGACATGCTGGTCGTGAGGGTGGTTGAGGTCTCCATTCTGGAGCCAGACATGCCCCTTCTGCAGACCCTCCTCTCCCGCCCCAGCTACCTCAA CAACTTCCAGAAGGTGCTGGCCTGCACCGGCCCCACCAGGAcctgccacctgctgctgccCTCGCCACCCTGGGATAGGTGGATCCAAGTGACAGCCAAGAGCCTGGCAGGACTCCATGTGTCTGTGGTATTCAGCATCGTGGCTGCCATCACAA CCTGCAGGCCGAAGACCATAACCTCGCAGCACCTTCAGAGCAGCCTGAGCCAGAGCCGCAACGCCTCCACTGGCCTGATGCCCATGAGCCTTGGCCACCAGGACCTGGGCGGGAGCCATGGGCTGGGCAGTGGCTCCTTCTGCCTCATGAGCTACCCCGTTGTGCGGGAAGACATGGATGTGGTGTCTGTGCGGTTCCGGCCCCTGGACAGGGTCTCCGTGTTGGTACAGTCTGGCATGCCCTCAGTGATGCGGCTGTACCTCGACACAGGCATGGACAGTGGGGGCTCCCTCACCATCTCCCTGCAGGCCAATGAG ACCGCACTTGCCAACAACACCCTGGTAGTGGTCTGCGTGAATGCCGCCGCCCCCTTCCTCAGCTTCACCACCTCACTCAACTGCACCACAG GCCTTCCCACCCCTGCAGCCTTCTTCCAGGGCTATCCCCTGTCTCTGAGCACCTCAGCTCATAAGGCCACCCTCATCATCCCCTACCCAGAGACAGACAACTGGTACCTCTCCCTGCAGCTCGTGTGCCCTGAGGGTCCTGA GGAGTGTGAGCAGGCTCTGGTCCCAGTAGAAACCACTTTATACTTGGTGCCCTGCCTGAATGACTGCGGACCTTATGGCCAGTGCCTCCTGCTGCGCAGACACAGCTACCTGTATGCAGGCTGCAGCTGCAAGGCAG GCTGGCGTGGGTGGAGCTGCACAGACAATAGCACAGCCCAGACGGTAGGCCAGCAGAGGCTAGCCATGCTCCTGCTCACCCTCAGCAACCTCATGTTCCTGGCTCCTGTTGCCATCTCCATGCGCCGCTCACTCCTGGTGGAGGCCTCCGTCTATGCCTACACCATGTTCTTCTCCACG TTCTACCACGCCTGCGACCAGCCTGGGGAGGTGGTGCTGTGCATCCTCAGCTATGACACGCTGCAATACTGTGACTTCTTGGGCTCTGGAGTATCCATCTGGGTCACTATCCTCTGCATGGCGCGGCTGAAGGCAGCCCTGAAATAC ACCAGAAGAAGGGCTTGCTGCTGCTCTCAGAAGCCTCCTGTCTTTCCTGGCACCCACTGGAAGAAACTGCTTTCAGATATCAAGGGACTGTGCTGGCAGGTTGGAGGGACCAGGACAGGAAGGTGGTGGGCAGGGTTAG GTTCTGTTTCTTCTGGGCACGCTGGTGTTTGCCATGTCCTTGCAGCTGGACCGCAGGGGCGCCTGGAACATGATGGGGCCTTGTTTGTTTGCCTTTGCAGTCATGGCCACCAT GTATACCGCTGTGGGCACCGGCGCCACTGCTACCCCACCTCCTGGCAGCGCTGGGCcttctgcctcctgcctggcATCAGCATGGCTGCTGTGGCCATTGCCATCTATACTTCTATGACAACCAGTGACAACTACTACTACACCCACAGCATCTGGCACATGCTGCTGGCAGGGAGTGCCGCCTTCCTGCTGCCGCCAAGGGATTCGCACACCAAGCCCTGGGCCTGTTCGCAGAAGCTCCCCTGCCACTATCAGATCTGCAGGAACCACCGGGAGGAGCTGTACGCGGTCACGTGA
- the LOC108395898 gene encoding post-GPI attachment to proteins factor 6-like isoform X9 encodes MLESNASVNISHPAPGDWFVAAHLPPSSQKIEVKGFAPTCAYIFQPDMLVVRVVEVSILEPDMPLLQTLLSRPSYLKIFIPEYTQELSLELKGCVSNGSLGCPVHLTVGSATLPSNFQKVLACTGPTRTCHLLLPSPPWDRWIQVTAKSLAGLHVSVVFSIVAAITTCRPKTITSQHLQSSLSQSRNASTGLMPMSLGHQDLGGSHGLGSGSFCLMSYPVVREDMDVVSVRFRPLDRVSVLVQSGMPSVMRLYLDTGMDSGGSLTISLQANETALANNTLVVVCVNAAAPFLSFTTSLNCTTGLPTPAAFFQGYPLSLSTSAHKATLIIPYPETDNWYLSLQLVCPEGPEECEQALVPVETTLYLVPCLNDCGPYGQCLLLRRHSYLYAGCSCKAGWRGWSCTDNSTAQTVGQQRLAMLLLTLSNLMFLAPVAISMRRSLLVEASVYAYTMFFSTFYHACDQPGEVVLCILSYDTLQYCDFLGSGVSIWVTILCMARLKAALKYTRRRACCCSQKPPVFPGTHWKKLLSDIKGLCWQVGGTRTGRWWAGLGSVSSGHAGVCHVLAAGPQGRLEHDGALFVCLCSHGHHVYRCGHRRHCYPTSWQRWAFCLLPGISMAAVAIAIYTSMTTSDNYYYTHSIWHMLLAGSAAFLLPPRDSHTKPWACSQKLPCHYQICRNHREELYAVT; translated from the exons ATGCTAGAGAGCAACGCCTCTGTTAACATCTCCCACCCTGCACCTGGGGACTGGTTTGTGGCTGCCCACCTACCCCCTTCATCCCAGAAGATTGAGGTGAAG GGCTTTGCTCCCACCTGTGCCTACATCTTCCAGCCGGACATGCTGGTCGTGAGGGTGGTTGAGGTCTCCATTCTGGAGCCAGACATGCCCCTTCTGCAGACCCTCCTCTCCCGCCCCAGCTACCTCAA AATCTTCATCCCTGAGTACACCCAGGAGTTGAGTCTGGAGCTAAAGGGCTGTGTGTCCAATGGGAGCCTGGGCTGCCCTGTGCACCTCACTGTGGGCTCGGCCACCCTGCCCAGCAACTTCCAGAAGGTGCTGGCCTGCACCGGCCCCACCAGGAcctgccacctgctgctgccCTCGCCACCCTGGGATAGGTGGATCCAAGTGACAGCCAAGAGCCTGGCAGGACTCCATGTGTCTGTGGTATTCAGCATCGTGGCTGCCATCACAA CCTGCAGGCCGAAGACCATAACCTCGCAGCACCTTCAGAGCAGCCTGAGCCAGAGCCGCAACGCCTCCACTGGCCTGATGCCCATGAGCCTTGGCCACCAGGACCTGGGCGGGAGCCATGGGCTGGGCAGTGGCTCCTTCTGCCTCATGAGCTACCCCGTTGTGCGGGAAGACATGGATGTGGTGTCTGTGCGGTTCCGGCCCCTGGACAGGGTCTCCGTGTTGGTACAGTCTGGCATGCCCTCAGTGATGCGGCTGTACCTCGACACAGGCATGGACAGTGGGGGCTCCCTCACCATCTCCCTGCAGGCCAATGAG ACCGCACTTGCCAACAACACCCTGGTAGTGGTCTGCGTGAATGCCGCCGCCCCCTTCCTCAGCTTCACCACCTCACTCAACTGCACCACAG GCCTTCCCACCCCTGCAGCCTTCTTCCAGGGCTATCCCCTGTCTCTGAGCACCTCAGCTCATAAGGCCACCCTCATCATCCCCTACCCAGAGACAGACAACTGGTACCTCTCCCTGCAGCTCGTGTGCCCTGAGGGTCCTGA GGAGTGTGAGCAGGCTCTGGTCCCAGTAGAAACCACTTTATACTTGGTGCCCTGCCTGAATGACTGCGGACCTTATGGCCAGTGCCTCCTGCTGCGCAGACACAGCTACCTGTATGCAGGCTGCAGCTGCAAGGCAG GCTGGCGTGGGTGGAGCTGCACAGACAATAGCACAGCCCAGACGGTAGGCCAGCAGAGGCTAGCCATGCTCCTGCTCACCCTCAGCAACCTCATGTTCCTGGCTCCTGTTGCCATCTCCATGCGCCGCTCACTCCTGGTGGAGGCCTCCGTCTATGCCTACACCATGTTCTTCTCCACG TTCTACCACGCCTGCGACCAGCCTGGGGAGGTGGTGCTGTGCATCCTCAGCTATGACACGCTGCAATACTGTGACTTCTTGGGCTCTGGAGTATCCATCTGGGTCACTATCCTCTGCATGGCGCGGCTGAAGGCAGCCCTGAAATAC ACCAGAAGAAGGGCTTGCTGCTGCTCTCAGAAGCCTCCTGTCTTTCCTGGCACCCACTGGAAGAAACTGCTTTCAGATATCAAGGGACTGTGCTGGCAGGTTGGAGGGACCAGGACAGGAAGGTGGTGGGCAGGGTTAG GTTCTGTTTCTTCTGGGCACGCTGGTGTTTGCCATGTCCTTGCAGCTGGACCGCAGGGGCGCCTGGAACATGATGGGGCCTTGTTTGTTTGCCTTTGCAGTCATGGCCACCAT GTATACCGCTGTGGGCACCGGCGCCACTGCTACCCCACCTCCTGGCAGCGCTGGGCcttctgcctcctgcctggcATCAGCATGGCTGCTGTGGCCATTGCCATCTATACTTCTATGACAACCAGTGACAACTACTACTACACCCACAGCATCTGGCACATGCTGCTGGCAGGGAGTGCCGCCTTCCTGCTGCCGCCAAGGGATTCGCACACCAAGCCCTGGGCCTGTTCGCAGAAGCTCCCCTGCCACTATCAGATCTGCAGGAACCACCGGGAGGAGCTGTACGCGGTCACGTGA